From Phenylobacterium montanum, the proteins below share one genomic window:
- a CDS encoding citrate synthase family protein codes for MLEWLTSTEAQERLGVRAQTLYAYVSRGRIEARTDEDDPRKSLYRAEDIDRLSRSKAKSRKAEQVAQDAIAWGEPVLPSAITTIHRGRLFYRGRDAALLAEHETLEAVARLLRGGDGVALKRRQADPPPPGTTGTARAFAALAARAGADAPARGRAPLALAAEAVSLLHLFADAVAGETGEGLIHERLAAAWGQDTAGADLIRRALVLLADHELNPSTFAARVTASTGASLAAAALAGLAALSGPLHGGMAPRVQAFLLEAERLGPGAAVAGRLSLGQPIPGFGHPLYPAGDPRARCLLEAFEPPPLFDEVRRTAEAATGHLANVDFALTGLAVTRKLPADAAFLLFATARCAGWLAHALEQVQTGHLIRPRARYVGPALD; via the coding sequence ATGCTTGAATGGTTGACCTCGACGGAAGCTCAGGAGCGTCTCGGCGTGCGCGCCCAGACCCTCTACGCCTATGTCAGCCGTGGCCGCATCGAGGCGCGCACGGACGAGGACGACCCCCGCAAGAGCCTCTACCGGGCCGAGGACATCGACCGCCTGTCCCGCAGCAAGGCCAAGAGCCGCAAGGCCGAGCAGGTCGCTCAGGACGCTATCGCCTGGGGCGAGCCGGTGCTGCCCTCGGCCATCACCACCATCCACCGCGGCCGGCTGTTCTATCGCGGCCGCGACGCCGCCCTCTTGGCTGAGCATGAGACGCTCGAGGCCGTGGCGCGCCTGCTGCGTGGCGGCGACGGCGTGGCGCTGAAACGCCGTCAGGCCGATCCGCCGCCGCCAGGAACCACAGGCACGGCGCGGGCTTTCGCAGCCCTAGCGGCGCGCGCAGGCGCGGACGCTCCGGCGCGCGGCCGCGCGCCCTTGGCCCTGGCGGCCGAGGCGGTCAGCCTGCTGCACCTCTTCGCCGATGCGGTGGCCGGCGAGACCGGCGAAGGCCTGATCCACGAGCGACTCGCCGCAGCCTGGGGGCAGGATACCGCCGGCGCGGACCTGATCCGCCGCGCCCTGGTGCTGCTGGCCGACCACGAACTCAACCCCTCGACCTTCGCCGCGCGGGTGACGGCGTCCACCGGCGCCTCTCTGGCGGCCGCGGCCCTGGCCGGCCTCGCCGCCCTGTCGGGGCCGCTGCATGGCGGCATGGCGCCGAGGGTCCAGGCCTTCCTGCTGGAGGCGGAGCGACTGGGGCCAGGCGCAGCGGTGGCCGGCCGCCTCTCCCTCGGCCAGCCGATCCCGGGCTTCGGCCACCCGCTCTATCCAGCCGGAGACCCAAGGGCGCGCTGCCTGCTCGAAGCCTTCGAGCCCCCGCCCCTGTTCGACGAGGTGCGCCGCACGGCCGAAGCCGCCACCGGCCATCTGGCCAATGTCGACTTTGCCCTGACCGGCCTCGCGGTCACGCGCAAGCTGCCGGCTGACGCCGCCTTCCTGCTCTTCGCCACCGCCCGCTGCGCCGGCTGGCTGGCCCACGCCCTGGAGCAGGTCCAGACCGGCCACCTCATCCGCCCGCGGGCGCGCTATGTGGGGCCGGCGCTGGACTGA
- the serA gene encoding phosphoglycerate dehydrogenase, whose product MAPRVLIADKLSPAAIEIFKARGVQADVKTGLSKDELLQIIGDYDGLAVRSATKADKDVLAAAKNMKVIGRAGIGVDNVDIPAATAAGIVVMNTPFGNSITTAEHAIAMMFALARQLPQADLSTQAGKWEKNRFMGVELYAKTLGLIGAGNIGSIVADRANGLKMKVIAYDPFLSPERAVEIGVEKVELDELLARAEIITLHTPLTDKTRNILSRENLAKTKKGVLIINCARGGLVDEQALREGLDSGAIGGAAFDVFVEEPAKQNVLFGAPNFIATPHLGASTNEAQENVALQVAEQMSDYLLTGAVTNALNSPSVTADEAPKLKPFVVLAADLGAFAGQMVDFGIKSIDLAYEGEVAGLNVKPLTAAALAGVLKPMLATVNMVSAPAMAKERGIVLSESRQDNSPIYDSLIRITITTELGKRSFAGTLIGGAPRVVEVKGMELETPIMPAMLYVNNEDKPGFIGALGVLLAEAGINIATFNLGRVSAGEDAIAMVGVDQAPSEAVLAKVKALPHVKEARALVF is encoded by the coding sequence ATGGCTCCCCGCGTTCTCATCGCCGACAAGCTGTCCCCCGCCGCCATCGAGATCTTCAAGGCCCGCGGCGTCCAGGCGGACGTCAAGACCGGCCTGTCGAAAGACGAACTGCTCCAGATCATCGGCGACTATGACGGCCTGGCCGTCCGCTCCGCCACCAAGGCCGACAAGGATGTCCTGGCCGCCGCCAAGAACATGAAGGTGATCGGCCGCGCCGGCATCGGGGTCGACAATGTCGACATCCCCGCCGCCACCGCCGCCGGCATCGTGGTGATGAACACCCCGTTCGGCAACTCGATCACCACCGCCGAGCACGCCATCGCCATGATGTTCGCCCTGGCCCGCCAGCTGCCCCAGGCGGACCTGTCGACCCAGGCCGGCAAGTGGGAGAAGAACCGCTTCATGGGGGTCGAGCTCTACGCCAAGACCCTGGGCCTGATCGGCGCCGGCAATATCGGCTCCATCGTCGCCGACCGCGCCAACGGCCTGAAGATGAAGGTGATCGCCTACGACCCCTTCCTGTCGCCCGAGCGCGCGGTCGAGATCGGCGTCGAGAAGGTCGAGCTCGACGAGCTTCTGGCCCGGGCCGAGATCATCACCCTGCACACTCCCCTGACCGACAAGACCCGCAACATTCTCAGCCGCGAGAACCTGGCCAAGACCAAGAAGGGCGTCCTGATCATCAACTGCGCCCGCGGCGGCCTGGTCGACGAGCAGGCCCTGCGCGAGGGCCTCGACTCGGGCGCCATCGGCGGGGCGGCCTTCGACGTGTTCGTCGAGGAGCCGGCGAAGCAAAACGTCCTCTTTGGCGCGCCCAACTTCATCGCCACCCCGCACCTCGGCGCCTCGACCAACGAGGCCCAGGAGAACGTGGCCCTGCAGGTGGCCGAGCAGATGAGCGACTATCTCCTGACCGGCGCAGTCACCAACGCCCTCAACAGCCCCTCGGTCACCGCCGACGAGGCGCCCAAGCTGAAGCCGTTCGTGGTGTTGGCCGCCGACCTCGGAGCCTTCGCCGGCCAGATGGTCGATTTTGGCATCAAGTCGATCGACCTCGCCTATGAGGGCGAGGTCGCGGGCCTGAACGTCAAGCCGCTGACCGCCGCGGCTCTGGCGGGCGTGCTCAAGCCCATGCTGGCCACGGTCAATATGGTCTCGGCCCCCGCCATGGCCAAGGAGCGCGGCATCGTGCTCAGCGAGAGCCGCCAGGACAACTCGCCCATCTATGACAGCCTGATCCGCATCACCATCACCACCGAGCTCGGCAAGCGCAGCTTCGCCGGGACCCTGATCGGCGGCGCCCCCCGCGTGGTCGAGGTCAAGGGCATGGAGCTGGAGACCCCGATCATGCCGGCCATGCTCTACGTCAACAACGAGGACAAGCCAGGCTTCATCGGCGCCCTGGGCGTGCTCCTGGCCGAGGCGGGGATCAACATCGCCACCTTCAACCTCGGCCGCGTTTCCGCCGGCGAGGACGCCATCGCCATGGTCGGCGTGGACCAGGCCCCCAGCGAGGCGGTGCTCGCCAAGGTCAAAGCCCTGCCGCATGTGAAGGAAGCCCGCGCCCTGGTGTTCTGA
- a CDS encoding citrate synthase/methylcitrate synthase has translation MSDGLEGVIAADTILSEVDGEAGRLVIRGRSLDDLSGQARFEEVMALLFAGFFDGLPDEAGLSEALGRARAEVFRETAALDAGLKALGPIEAVRALTARLHDGDDLAVALRLVAAPAVFTPAVVRARQGLAPIAPDPSLSHAADILRMVKGRPASAAEAAGLDAYLVTVSDHGLNASTFAARVIASTRAGLTSAVLGGISALKGPLHGGAPGPVIEMLDQIGEPQNARAWIEAALDRGDRLMGFGHRVYRVRDPRADALKQAVRVMGEGSNALPGRLAFAEAVESAALAILKERKPDRSLQTNVEFYTALLLEALAFPPEAFTCVFAMGRVAGWIAHAREQLAGGRLIRPQSRYVGPEPRIAA, from the coding sequence ATGTCCGATGGCCTTGAAGGCGTGATCGCCGCCGACACCATCCTGTCCGAAGTCGACGGCGAGGCTGGCCGTCTGGTGATCCGCGGCCGCTCGCTCGACGACCTGTCGGGCCAGGCCCGGTTCGAAGAGGTGATGGCGCTGCTTTTCGCCGGCTTCTTCGACGGCTTGCCCGACGAGGCGGGCCTGAGCGAGGCTTTGGGCCGTGCTCGCGCCGAGGTGTTCCGCGAAACCGCCGCCCTTGACGCGGGGCTTAAGGCGCTCGGCCCGATCGAGGCGGTACGCGCCCTGACTGCCCGGCTGCACGATGGCGACGACCTGGCTGTAGCCTTGCGGCTGGTGGCCGCGCCGGCGGTGTTCACCCCCGCCGTGGTTCGCGCCCGACAGGGCCTGGCGCCCATCGCCCCCGATCCCTCGCTGAGCCACGCCGCCGACATCCTGCGCATGGTCAAGGGGCGGCCGGCGAGCGCGGCCGAGGCGGCGGGCCTGGACGCCTATCTGGTCACAGTTTCGGACCACGGCCTCAATGCCTCGACCTTCGCCGCCCGGGTGATCGCCTCCACCCGCGCCGGCCTGACCTCGGCGGTGCTGGGCGGGATCAGCGCGCTGAAGGGGCCGCTGCACGGCGGCGCGCCCGGGCCGGTGATCGAGATGCTGGACCAGATCGGCGAGCCGCAGAACGCCCGCGCCTGGATCGAGGCGGCGCTGGACCGCGGCGATCGGCTGATGGGCTTCGGCCACCGGGTCTATCGCGTGCGCGACCCCAGGGCCGATGCGCTGAAGCAGGCGGTCAGGGTGATGGGCGAGGGCTCCAACGCCCTGCCGGGCCGGCTGGCCTTCGCCGAGGCGGTGGAGAGCGCGGCCCTGGCGATCCTGAAGGAACGCAAGCCCGACCGCTCGCTGCAGACCAATGTCGAGTTCTACACCGCGCTGCTGCTCGAGGCCCTGGCCTTCCCGCCCGAGGCTTTCACCTGCGTCTTCGCCATGGGCCGGGTCGCGGGCTGGATCGCCCACGCCCGCGAGCAGCTGGCCGGCGGCCGCCTGATCCGGCCCCAGTCGCGCTATGTCGGCCCGGAGCCGCGGATAGCGGCTTGA